ACACCATATCCTGTGTTATCACAGACTGGTGAAGCTTCCACTGAAAACGAAGTACATCCTTCGTAGTACCTGCCAGAACCAGTTTTTTCTCCAAGAGTTCCACTTCTCCAGCAATCTGAGCCTCATAACGACTGTCGATATCCCAGGCATCCCAGAGCGTCGGACGGTCATGGAAAAAGTGAAATTGATTGCCGCGCTCACCTGGCTTCAGAATCTCGCGTTCTGCTGTCTTGTCCCACAAGCGGGATATCTCGCCACGCTCGCTGAACTGAACATGGTAATACGCGGTTTCCCATGTATCTGTAAAGTTCTTTTGCCCGGCAATGCTCGCCATTTCCCGTACATTCGTTTCCCTTGCATTTTCCGGTACGAGCCAAATCGTCTTATGACCAAACGCTGGAATATCCGTCACCAGAACCGAAATTTGGCCATCTTCCTGATCCATGCGCAAACGCTGACCTTCTTCATCTATAACGTAACGATCCAATCCATCTTGCATTTGAAGTTGAACGACTTCACTTCGATTCCAACCAAGGCTGTTGAACACAACATAAGGAACAGAACCCTCTGGCCCCTGCGTGTTAATCCCCCTCGTTAATGCAGCAACACCTTGATTCAGTCCTGCTCTACCCAATTCGAATACCCGAATATACTCCTCATCCGACGTTACATAGGATTCCGTTATGGCCGAACCAGGGATAATATCATGGAATTGATTCAGTAAAATCAGCTTCCATCCATCATGCAACGCCAAACGCACTTCAGCATCCTGCTGCGGCTCCATATCCGGTAAGGCAAGTGTGTTCCAGAGCTCCGCTTCGCGATAAAGCACCTCAGCCTTCCGGTTGTTGCGCTTATTGCGACCATGGGTCGTATAGGTACCCCGGTGAAGCTCCAAATACAAGTCGCCATGCCACTTCGGAAGATCAGGCTGCGCCTTCTCGATTCCGTCAAAAAAGGCACCGGCGGTACTATAACCATTCTTCGGTTGGCCCACCATCAACTCAGAACGATCCACGTACTCCAACATCTCTCGCGTCACGCCGCCGCCACCATCGCCATGCCCGTACAGAAGCATATGCTCAGGATGCGCCGCCTTCTCGCGGTAAGACTGCCAATGATCATGAATGTCCTTCGGCAGCGTATGCTCGTTAACACCATGATTGAGATAAGACAGGATGGACATGCCATCAATACCTACCCAGTGGAAAAGGTCATATGGAAATACGTTCGTATCATTCCATCCGAGCTTGGTCGTCATGAAGTACTCCACATTGCCATGCTTCAAAATCTGAGGCAGGGAAGCACAATAACCAAATGTATCTGGCAGCCATTCAATCTGTGATGTTTTGCCGAACTCCTCCATATAGAAGCGTTGACCATATAACATCTGACGAATCAGGGATTCCCCACTCGGAATGTTCAGATCCGGCTCAACCCACATCCCGCCAACCAGTTCCCAGCGTCCTTCGGCAATGCGCTTCTTCACCCGTTCATATAGCTCGGGATCATGTTCCTTCAGAAAAGCGTACAACAAAGGCTGGCTCTGGGAATAAACATACTCCGGGTATTCATTCATGAGTGCATCCACCGTGGAGAATGTACGACTGGTCTTGCGCACCGTCTCACGTACAGGCCACAGCCAGGCAATGTCAATGTGCGATTGCCCCACCATATGCTCCAAGCCTTCGGCGTTTCCACCAATCTCTCGCACTTCATGGATCAATCCTTCTTCGATACTGTGGATGCCATTCCCCTGCTTGACAGCGTCTTCTGTCAGACCTACGAATTGATCCATCGCCCGATAGATCGCTTCCAACAGTCGCACACGGCGAAAATCACTTTCCGGCAGCAGCACTGCGGAATCACGCACAATCGTGACCGTGTACATCAGGCTGCGGACAGGTTCATTCGGTCGCACCAACAAACTGCTAATTGATGTAATCGGCGGCTGAATAACCGCTTGTTGGTTCAGTGGATCTACAGGCTCGGGTACCGGATCGAATAACTCAATCTCAAGTTCAGGCTGAGCCCCTACTCGGGAAGGGTCGAGTGTTACATACGTATGATTACGATCCAGCCCCTGATAGGAATGTCCATTCACCCGAAGCAAGCCTTCCCCACCGGATTCAAATACAAGTCCGTAAGGTTCTTTCTGCCAGGAGGCAGGTACATCCAACCGTGTCCGGAAGAAATAGGTCGTTCCCTGATCACTCGGGAAACGATTCAACCCCTCGCCTTCTGGATAAGCCTTCTGATCTTCATATTGTCCTGGCACTTTATAATAAGCGCGGGTGATGTCCCAGCTGCGCAGCTCCATTTGCTCCAACCACTGACGTTCGGACAACTCGCGAATAAATCGTCTGATGCGTTCCAATTCCTTACGCCTCCTCTACCGTCAGCTCGGCGAACTGCGTATCTTTCACATGTCTTCCGATATGAATATGGAATTGTCCTGGTTCAACGACAGGCGTGAGATCACGACCGATATATTGCAGCTGCTCCGCTCCAATATGGAAGGCTACCGTCTTCGTCTCTCCAGGTTCCAAATTCACTTTTTCAAACCCCTTCAGCTCTTTAGCTGGACGTGCCACCCGGCTAACCACGTCGGATACATACATCTGAATGACTTCTGCACCTCTGCAAGACCCTGTATTGGTGACTTCCACTGATACGGTGACTGTCTCGTTGGCCGTCATCGATTCTGTACTTAGCTTCGGCTCACTGTAATCAAAAGTAGTATAGCTAAGCCCATATCCGAATGGATAACGAGGCTCCAGATCCTCTTCCAAATAACGCTTGCCGCGTGAACGTTTGCCATTATAGTAAATCGGTAATTGACCTACATGCTTCGGAATG
This window of the Paenibacillus marchantiae genome carries:
- a CDS encoding alpha-mannosidase, translated to MERIRRFIRELSERQWLEQMELRSWDITRAYYKVPGQYEDQKAYPEGEGLNRFPSDQGTTYFFRTRLDVPASWQKEPYGLVFESGGEGLLRVNGHSYQGLDRNHTYVTLDPSRVGAQPELEIELFDPVPEPVDPLNQQAVIQPPITSISSLLVRPNEPVRSLMYTVTIVRDSAVLLPESDFRRVRLLEAIYRAMDQFVGLTEDAVKQGNGIHSIEEGLIHEVREIGGNAEGLEHMVGQSHIDIAWLWPVRETVRKTSRTFSTVDALMNEYPEYVYSQSQPLLYAFLKEHDPELYERVKKRIAEGRWELVGGMWVEPDLNIPSGESLIRQMLYGQRFYMEEFGKTSQIEWLPDTFGYCASLPQILKHGNVEYFMTTKLGWNDTNVFPYDLFHWVGIDGMSILSYLNHGVNEHTLPKDIHDHWQSYREKAAHPEHMLLYGHGDGGGGVTREMLEYVDRSELMVGQPKNGYSTAGAFFDGIEKAQPDLPKWHGDLYLELHRGTYTTHGRNKRNNRKAEVLYREAELWNTLALPDMEPQQDAEVRLALHDGWKLILLNQFHDIIPGSAITESYVTSDEEYIRVFELGRAGLNQGVAALTRGINTQGPEGSVPYVVFNSLGWNRSEVVQLQMQDGLDRYVIDEEGQRLRMDQEDGQISVLVTDIPAFGHKTIWLVPENARETNVREMASIAGQKNFTDTWETAYYHVQFSERGEISRLWDKTAEREILKPGERGNQFHFFHDRPTLWDAWDIDSRYEAQIAGEVELLEKKLVLAGTTKDVLRFQWKLHQSVITQDMVFYHDNRRIDFKTHVSWNEDHKLLKVGFPIDVVSSKATYEIPFGALERPTHRNTSWEQAQYEVCGHRFADVAEHGYGVSLLNDCKYGYDVQGSTIRLSLLRAPRWPDRTADIGEHDFTYSLYPHEGDWRSAHTVRQAAELNHEVPVHQVDQNAGVRPATGSWIEFDSNHVILDTVKPAEAGNGTVLRFYESSGTRERVTLQWPHAFEQAYLSNALEEAGEPLDTTNGQITLSFKPYEIKTVLLR